A single window of Silurus meridionalis isolate SWU-2019-XX chromosome 11, ASM1480568v1, whole genome shotgun sequence DNA harbors:
- the LOC124393884 gene encoding uncharacterized protein LOC124393884, translated as MANIDKMSRETMIVRHVPLVHGQSVGCHVYPPSSKPTRPSSLSLTHSISLPEKENLPNEALNGSFQGRAIKSNSNEKAGISDPGSGYTRGYSSTTFHCCNQFVFKSDSDENCDAYVKNLQRYCKGQSFSQNGNSNETKNKPLRCATKSLYCTQCTVSTTTCKHNKTILEHFGTVGSDKQVLSDLGVQLQRDIEDAPTFMDCKDQKSADEKDCRGYAPKMETLEEPECYNYVPNMYNAFLNCESYNQNQTDYISDSSCNSSDGVLVNFSAIYNKTNNAVPATPYGLDSPPKPSRESGSMHQDDDFKLIPCWSLHEVDPNCNIYQTDCNGLLSQEISDLTPCQGELTAYTNNYYKLVSCELSSQSAASPAWSPLTSCSEGHSHGSMTPPTEYFLFGKEDRKVAEVNQLNHQDDEDTDKKGSKRNRKIQREINKEKTCSKIHPDKDPEPNNHEQTSALQISQSWKNKLCHSLSKQEGLRRVLSCPSQISPSSHVLKQHKTSFAELARHKNTESSLSVVKNSKEDPTCFHFLQNSSTVYRKDNLGQNVTLITNKTEKESGRSMGSKTGVTESDLEMAHYTKPQRPTSLPIQPFVLQPPSEKQSNKALGSLINQYQSHKHGASENTDLSGCLALSPLDNYSSIHLEVASCSETCSTCTPTPTEFFIRPHWVPPSLLFFQVPQVFKYRSTKTKEHDKSLTGDKASPNLKQCATGQEKPSHKPFPNKKLQSFFPAQADSHLTPDKCQVPEPRTQGEHFFPHYSLSPAITSVTLLTSDTSNVLPGTGRCNSDAVYRAHTNEEHSTGAFYILEPKKLSCLLVKEQHQHGDSSSLADRPPEEFCSSPDVFMKSLPIDLLQSKDMLKSLSKAVDLITAHFSSGTDPNEKFRVGNSSLCPKISQLVLDHLCPAFRNILQDGLRPFKLDLIVGQRSNKPWSVVEASTKPGPSTRMLHSLVSVVKKCSKLTNHSMRLNAFFLGLLNLSALENWFWHLHTCIDVIAEYYHPWAFLALSQDPAFKSHFQELLLLLQPLSELPFDLHLLSESRLQKRQEQNQLSVQQSSFFALSGFSFLQPHDSQNSDGHHERANLEKRQPCTPSQTEMSTSCITTVHKSLQGRAVMVSGKSNRDQEQKQVSVVCSEKKHAGWWLSHTPITEHVMEAHWPDAVPHRSNNKTLVENVDSSGEEFSLRTDEVQMAKELRWARLFGSGITMGVEKTQHGIKPNQRMRTPSQWLHLGASKVDQLAQSMCSRETLCQLQQWCKLKH; from the exons ATGGCTAATATTGATAAGATGTCCAGAGAGACCATGATTGTCCGACACGTCCCTCTGGTTCATGGTCAGTCTGTGGGTTGTCATGTTTATCCCCCAAGTTCGAAACCGACACGGCCCTCCTCTTTGAGTCTGACTCACAGTATTTCACTGCCTGAAAAGGAAAACCTCCCAAATGAAGCATTGAATGGTAGCTTCCAGGGACGTGCTATCAAGTCCAACTCCAACGAAAAGGCAGGAATCTCCGATCCGGGTTCAGGATACACAAGAGGATACAGCTCAACAACTTTTCATTGTTGTAAccagtttgtttttaaatcagatTCTGATGAAAATTGTGACGCATATGTAAAAAACCTGCAGAGGTATTGCAAAGGGCAATCATTTAGCCAGAATGGAAATTCAAATGAGACCAAGAATAAGCCCCTGAGGTGTGCCACAAAGTCACTTTATTGCACTCAGTGCACTGTCAGTACCACCACATGCAAACATAATAAGACAATTTTGGAGCATTTTGGGACAGTCGGAAGTGACAAACAAGTTCTATCAGACTTGGGGGTGCAACTTCAAAGGGACATTGAAGACGCCCCAACATTCATGGACTGTAAGGATCAAAAATCAGCTGATGAAAAAGACTGCAGGGGATATGCTCCAAAAATGGAAACTTTGGAGGAACCTGAGTGCTATAATTATGTTCCGAACATGTATAACGCCTTTTTAAATTGCGAATCTTATAATCAAAACCAGACCGATTACATCAGTGATTCTTCATGCAACAGCTCTGATGGGGTGCTCGTAAATTTCAGTGCCATTTATAACAAAACTAATAATGCGGTCCCGGCTACACCGTATGGCCTAGACAGTCCTCCCAAGCCGTCCCGAGAATCAGGGTCTATGCACCAGGATGATGACTTCAAGCTGATTCCATGCTGGTCTCTTCATGAAGTTGATCCAAATTGTAACATCTACCAGACTGACTGTAACGGATTGTTGTCTCAGGAAATTTCTGATCTCACACCCTGTCAAGGTGAGCTGACCGCCTACACTAATAATTATTACAAGCTGGTGAGTTGTGAACTTTCATCTCAGTCTGCTGCTAGTCCGGCATGGTCACCTTTGACAAGTTGCTCAGAAGGTCACAGCCATGGAAGCATGACACCACCCACAGAATACtttctttttggaaaagaaGACAGGAAGGTTGCTGAAGTTAACCAATTGAACCACCAG GATGATGAGGACACAGATAAAAAGGGAAGCAAAAGAAACAGGAAGATTCAGAgggaaataaacaaagaaaagactTGCAGCAAAATACATCCTGACAAAGATCCAGAACCCAATAATCATGAACAGACCAGTGCTTTACAAATATCTCAAAGCTGGAAGAACAAGCTATGCCATTCCTTATCAAAGCAGGAAGGTTTGCGCCGTGTCCTGAGCTGTCCAAGCCAGATAAGTCCATCCTCGCATGTGCTGAAGCAGCATAAAACCTCATTTGCAGAGCTCGCCCGCCACAAGAATACTGAGAGCAGTCTATCGGTGGTGAAAAACAGCAAGGAAGATCCTACTTGCTTTCACTTCTTGCAGAACAGTTCAACTGTTTATAGAAAAGATAATTTGGGACAAAATGTAACCCTGATAACAAACAAGACTGAGAAGGAATCTGGACGATCTATGGGCTCTAAAACTG gGGTGACTGAATCAGACCTAGAAATGGCACACTACACTAAACCCCAGAGACCTACCTCTCTACCCATCCAACCCTTTGTCCTTCAACCACCATCCGAAAAGCAATCCAACAAAGCCCTGGGCTCCCTAATAAACCAGTATCAGAGCCACAAACATGGTGCATCCGAAAACACTGATTTGTCCGGATGTTTAGCACTCTCACCTTTGGACAACTATTCCTCCATTCATCTGGAAGTAGCCTCATGCTCTGAAACCTGCTCTACCTGTACCCCAACCCCGACTGAGTTTTTCATTAGGCCCCACTGGGTTCCGCCCAGTCTACTATTCTTTCAGGTTCCCCAAGTCTTTAAATACAGAAGCACAAAGACCAAAGAACATGATAAGAGCCTCACAGGTGATAAAGCTTCTCCAAACCTTAAGCAATGTGCGACTGGCCAGGAAAAGCCCTCTCACAAACCTTTTCCCAATAAAAAACTACAGAGCTTTTTTCCTGCGCAAGCTGACTCACATCTGACACCTGACAAATGTCAAGTACCAGAACCAAGAACACAAGGGGAGCACTTTTTTCCTCATTACAGCTTGTCTCCAGCCATTACCTCTGTGACATTGCTGACTTCTGACACCTCCAATGTACTTCCTGGTACTGGACGGTGCAACTCAGATGCTGTGTATCGAGCCCACACCAACGAGGAGCACAGCACTGGTGCTTTTTACATCTTGGAACCAAAAAAGCTTTcct GCTTATTAGTGAAAGAGCAACATCAGCATGGTGACTCATCCTCTCTGGCAGATAGACCACCTGAAGAGTTTTGCTCATCACCAGATGTCTTCATGAAATCTCTTCCTATTGATCTGCTGCAGAGTAAAG ACATGTTGAAATCACTGAGCAAAGCAGTGGATTTGATCACAGCCCATTTCAGCTCTGGCACAGACCCTAATGAGAAG TTTAGGGTGGGAAACAGCTCGCTGTGCCCAAAAATCAGTCAACTGGTCCTTGATCATCTTTGCCCCGCTTTCCGGAACATTCTCCAGGACGGGCTGAGACCTTTTAAGCTGGATTTGATTGTCGGACAGCGTAGTAATAAGCCGTGGAGCGTGGTGGAGGCATCGACGAAGCCAG GACCGTCCACCCGCATGCTGCACAGTCTGGTCTCGGTGGTTAAAAAGTGCTCAAAGTTGACCAATCACAGTATGAGGCTTAATGCCTTCTTCTTAGGCCTACTGAA CTTGTCTGCTTTGGAGAATTGGTTCTGGCACTTACACACCTGTATCG ATGTGATCGCAGAGTACTACCACCCCTGGGCATTCCTGGCTCTTTCCCAGGATCCGGCATTCAAATCTCACTTTCAGGAACTCCTCCTCCTTCTGCAGCCACTGTCCGAGTTGCCCTTTGACCTCCACTTGCTTTCAGAGTCAAGGCTCCAAAAAAGACAGGAGCAGAACCAGCTATCCGTCCAACAGTCAAgtttttttgctctgtctgGCTTCTCATTTTTACAGCCACATGACAGCCAGAACAGTGATGGACACCATGAAAGAGCTAATCTGGAGAAAAGACAACCATGCACTCCATCCCAGACAGAAATGAGTACATCAtgtatcactactgtacacaaGTCCCTTCAAGGCCGTGCAGTTATGGTTTCTGGAAAGTCCAACCGAGACCAGGAGCAGAAACAAGTTTCGGTTGTTTGTTCAGAAAAGAAGCATGCTGGTTGGTGGCTCAGCCACACACCCATTACTGAGCATGTGATGGAGGCACATTGGCCTGATGCTGTTCCTCATAGAAGTAATAATAAGACACTGGTGGAAAATGTGGACAGCAGTGGGGAAGAGTTCTCATTGAGGACGGATGAGGTCCAAATGGCAAAGGAGCTGCGCTGGGCACGATTGTTCGGTTCTGGGATCACAATGGGAGTGGAAAAGACACAACATGGCATCAAGCCAAACCAGAGAATGAG AACGCCTTCACAGTGGCTTCACCTCGGAGCATCAAAAGTGGACCAGTTGGCCCAGTCCATGTGTAGCAGAGAGACCTTATGTCAACTGCAACAATGGTGCAAACTCAAGCATTGA
- the fam166b gene encoding protein FAM166B has translation MEKLPPKFSSLLSTPEPHYIPGYAGYCPQLKYHMGKPYAQLTAKLLTSPEISRSSRLVLSSGPSWDAGTKEEIWRRETERGKKPQRMIPGYTGFIPRRQNYFSKTYAQTCREAIGEFDADQKMRIRPTTADTLPAVPDRAFQGTKPRVLNTPLVAITKEPFSYKNTWKPLGSPYSMEDSDPHKYFISGFTGFVPRTRFLIGSSYSLATNKALIQFGKQMKGHSVHDLEGESTDDLPTIYPTHRGMLPHYTGYVPGYKFRYGQTFGKLTSNSVPLSGTRRRINREG, from the exons ATGGAGAAGTTGCCCCCGAAGTTCAGCTCGTTGCTGTCGACCCCCGAGCCGCACTACATCCCGGG CTATGCAGGCTACTGTCCACAGCTGAAGTATCACATGGGAAAGCCGTACGCTCAGCTCACTGCCAAGCTGCTGACCTCGCCCGAGATTTCACGCTCGTCCAGACTGGTGCTGAGTTCAGGGCCGTCATGGGATGCGGGGACCAAAGAGGAGATCTGGAGGAGAGAGACGGAACGTGGCAAAAAGCCACAAAGAATGATACCAGGCTACACAG GTTTCATCCCCAGAAGGCAGAATTATTTCTCCAAGACGTATGCACAGACATGTCGAGAAGCAATCGGTGAGTTTGATGCGGATCAGAAGATGAGAATTCGGCCCACTACAGCTGACACGCTGCCTGCAGTTCCAGACCGAGCATTTCAAGGCACCAAg CCACGGGTTCTGAACACTCCTTTGGTGGCCATCACCAAAGAACCGTTTTCCTATAAAAACACCTGGAAGCCCCTGGGCTCTCCATATTCCATGGAAGACAGTGACCCACACAAATACTTCATTTCAG GTTTTACAGGCTTCGTCCCCAGAACCAGGTTTCTGATCGGTTCCAGTTATTCCCTCGCCACCAACAAGGCACTAATCCAGTTCGGCAAGCAGATGAAGGGTCACTCTGTGCACGACCTGGAAGGAGAAAGCACAGACGATCTGCCCACCATCTACCCCACACATCGGGGAATGCTGCCACACTACACTGGATATGTACCAG GATACAAGTTTCGCTATGGGCAGACGTTTGGGAAGCTCACCAGCAACTCAGTACCTCTGAGTGGCACACGCAGGAGAATCAACAGGGAGGGATGA